A single window of Oxyura jamaicensis isolate SHBP4307 breed ruddy duck chromosome 3, BPBGC_Ojam_1.0, whole genome shotgun sequence DNA harbors:
- the RPF2 gene encoding ribosome production factor 2 homolog, which yields MDALERVVKPKTKRAKRFLEKREPKLTENTKNAMLIKGGNANLTVTEVLKDIYAVKKPFAVLYKKKNITRPFEDQTSLEFFSKKSDCSLFLFGSHNKKRPNNLIIGRMFDYHVLDMIELGIEKFVSLKDVKNDKCPEGTKPMLIFAGDMFDLNEEYRRLKNLLIDFFRGPTVPSIRLAGLEHVLHFTAIDGKIYMRSYKVLLKKSGCKIPRIELEDIGPSLDLVMRRTHLASDDLYKLSLKQPKALKPKKKKNISHDVFGTTYGRIHMQKQDLSKLQTRKMKGLRKRPAEKSAQDGGISPKKAKSAS from the exons ATGGATGCGCTGGAGCGGGTGGT GAAGCCCAAAACCAAGAGGGCGAAGAGGTTTCTGGAGAAGAGAGAACCCAAGCTTACGGAAAACACGAAAAATGCCATGCTAATAAAAGGGGGAAACGCCAACTTAACGGTGACAGAAGTGCTCAAAGACATT TATGCCGTGAAGAAACCTTTTGCTGTACTTTATAAAAA GAAAAATATTACCAGGCCTTTTGAGGATCAGACATCATTG GAATTCTTTTCTAAGAAATCAGAttgttctctgtttctgtttggcTCTCACAACAAGAAGAGACCTAACAACCTGATAATAG gTCGCATGTTTGACTATCATGTCCTGGACATGATTGAGCTAGGCATTGAGAAATTTGTATCCCTAAAAGATGTCAAG AACGATAAATGTCCTGAAGGAACAAAACCTATGCTGATATTCGCTGGCGACATGTTTGACCTAAATGAAGAATACAGAAGACTGAAGAACCTTCTTATTG ATTTCTTCAGAGGTCCTACTGTGCCCAGCATTCGCCTGGCGGGTTTAGAACATGTTCTGCATTTCACAGCCATAGATGGGAAAATTTACATGAGAAGCTACAA ggTACTTCTGAAGAAATCTGGCTGTAAAATACCAAGAATTGAACTGGAAGATATAGGACCTTCGTTAGATCTGGTTATGAGGAGAACACACTTAGCTTCAGATGACCTTTATAAGCTGTCTTTAAAACAACCCAAAGCCCTGAAG cctaagaagaaaaagaatatatccCATGATGTGTTTGGTACAACTTACGGTCGAATCCACATGCAAAAGCAAGATCTTAGTAAactgcaaacaagaaaaatgaaggggTTGAGAAAGAGGCCAGCAGAGAAGTCAGCTCAAGATGGTGGGATTAGCCCCAAAAAGGCAAAATCAGCGTCATAG
- the GTF3C6 gene encoding general transcription factor 3C polypeptide 6 isoform X3: MAAVEGVEGGERKEEDEEEVEEQLVMVELSGIIDSDFLEKCENKCKILGIETERPILQVDRYVFAGEYEDAEGNQKVQLKYKCHTMKKLNMTRTLLTEKKEGEENVDGVEWLQIKDRDFPYSRPNMICSFLHEKEDSDESAQAPDKLAEESEGEASDKGNSDTNCDQAQDKLAEESEGEGSDRGNSDMNCDPEKQHSLEMDASSLPLPLSPASEAEGSPSGSVALDDAPP, translated from the exons ATGGCGGCGGTAGAGGGAGTGGAGGGGGGCGAGAGGAAAGAGGAGGACGAAGAAGAGGTGGAG GAGCAGCTGGTCATGGTGGAGCTGTCAGGAATTATCGATTCAGACTTCctagaaaaatgtgaaaacaaatgcaagatTTTG GGAATAGAGACAGAGAGGCCCATTTTACAAGTGGACAGATATGTCTTTGCAGGGGAATACGAAG ATGCAGAAGGCAACCAAAAAGTACAGCTCAAGTACAAGTGCCATACAATGAAGAAATTGAATATGACACGGACACTTCTGacagagaagaaggaaggagaagagaatgtTG ATGGTGTGGAGTGGTTACAGATCAAGGACAGAGACTTCCCCTACAGCAGGCCTAATATGATTTGTAGCTTTCTGCATGAAAAGGAAGATTCTGATGAGTCAGCTCAGGCCCCAGACAAACTAGCTGAAGAGTCAGAAGGAGAAGCAAGTGACAAAGGAAATTCTGACACGAACTGTGATCAGGCCCAAGACAAACTAGCTGAAGAGTcagagggagaggggagtgaCAGAGGAAATTCCGACATGAACTGCGATCCggaaaagcagcacagcttgGAAATGGAtgcctcttctcttcctctgcctcttaGTCCTGCTTCTGAGGCAGAGGGTTCTCCTTCTGGAAGTGTTGCCTTAGATGATGCCCCTCCGTGA
- the GTF3C6 gene encoding general transcription factor 3C polypeptide 6 isoform X2 → MAAVEGVEGGERKEEDEEEVEEQLVMVELSGIIDSDFLEKCENKCKILGIETERPILQVDRYVFAGEYEDALGTCVVFEENTEHDAEGNQKVQLKYKCHTMKKLNMTRTLLTEKKEGEENVDGVEWLQIKDRDFPYSRPNMICSFLHEKEDSDESAQAPDKLAEESEGEASDKGNSDTNCDQAQDKLAEESEGEGSDRGNSDMNCDPEKQHSLEMDASSLPLPLSPASEAEGSPSGSVALDDAPP, encoded by the exons ATGGCGGCGGTAGAGGGAGTGGAGGGGGGCGAGAGGAAAGAGGAGGACGAAGAAGAGGTGGAG GAGCAGCTGGTCATGGTGGAGCTGTCAGGAATTATCGATTCAGACTTCctagaaaaatgtgaaaacaaatgcaagatTTTG GGAATAGAGACAGAGAGGCCCATTTTACAAGTGGACAGATATGTCTTTGCAGGGGAATACGAAG atGCCTTGGGAACCTGCGtggtttttgaagaaaacacagagcatG ATGCAGAAGGCAACCAAAAAGTACAGCTCAAGTACAAGTGCCATACAATGAAGAAATTGAATATGACACGGACACTTCTGacagagaagaaggaaggagaagagaatgtTG ATGGTGTGGAGTGGTTACAGATCAAGGACAGAGACTTCCCCTACAGCAGGCCTAATATGATTTGTAGCTTTCTGCATGAAAAGGAAGATTCTGATGAGTCAGCTCAGGCCCCAGACAAACTAGCTGAAGAGTCAGAAGGAGAAGCAAGTGACAAAGGAAATTCTGACACGAACTGTGATCAGGCCCAAGACAAACTAGCTGAAGAGTcagagggagaggggagtgaCAGAGGAAATTCCGACATGAACTGCGATCCggaaaagcagcacagcttgGAAATGGAtgcctcttctcttcctctgcctcttaGTCCTGCTTCTGAGGCAGAGGGTTCTCCTTCTGGAAGTGTTGCCTTAGATGATGCCCCTCCGTGA
- the GTF3C6 gene encoding general transcription factor 3C polypeptide 6 isoform X1, with product MAAVEGVEGGERKEEDEEEVEEQLVMVELSGIIDSDFLEKCENKCKILGIETERPILQVDRYVFAGEYEDALGTCVVFEENTEHVDAEGNQKVQLKYKCHTMKKLNMTRTLLTEKKEGEENVDGVEWLQIKDRDFPYSRPNMICSFLHEKEDSDESAQAPDKLAEESEGEASDKGNSDTNCDQAQDKLAEESEGEGSDRGNSDMNCDPEKQHSLEMDASSLPLPLSPASEAEGSPSGSVALDDAPP from the exons ATGGCGGCGGTAGAGGGAGTGGAGGGGGGCGAGAGGAAAGAGGAGGACGAAGAAGAGGTGGAG GAGCAGCTGGTCATGGTGGAGCTGTCAGGAATTATCGATTCAGACTTCctagaaaaatgtgaaaacaaatgcaagatTTTG GGAATAGAGACAGAGAGGCCCATTTTACAAGTGGACAGATATGTCTTTGCAGGGGAATACGAAG atGCCTTGGGAACCTGCGtggtttttgaagaaaacacagagcatG TAGATGCAGAAGGCAACCAAAAAGTACAGCTCAAGTACAAGTGCCATACAATGAAGAAATTGAATATGACACGGACACTTCTGacagagaagaaggaaggagaagagaatgtTG ATGGTGTGGAGTGGTTACAGATCAAGGACAGAGACTTCCCCTACAGCAGGCCTAATATGATTTGTAGCTTTCTGCATGAAAAGGAAGATTCTGATGAGTCAGCTCAGGCCCCAGACAAACTAGCTGAAGAGTCAGAAGGAGAAGCAAGTGACAAAGGAAATTCTGACACGAACTGTGATCAGGCCCAAGACAAACTAGCTGAAGAGTcagagggagaggggagtgaCAGAGGAAATTCCGACATGAACTGCGATCCggaaaagcagcacagcttgGAAATGGAtgcctcttctcttcctctgcctcttaGTCCTGCTTCTGAGGCAGAGGGTTCTCCTTCTGGAAGTGTTGCCTTAGATGATGCCCCTCCGTGA